The following proteins are co-located in the Blattabacterium sp. (Blatta orientalis) str. Tarazona genome:
- a CDS encoding D-alanine--D-alanine ligase: protein MKKIAIVMGGYTEESIISLKSGEVVYKNLSKEEFEVYKIYLFIEKWILKDKNNKEYPVNKHDFTVRITNDQILKFDCVFNAIHGTPGEDGVLQAYFHLLKIPYTGCHFHHASITFNKKYCLTFLKEFGIKTAPSFFLNKNQSFCEKKLLKKVGLPCFVKPNRSGSSLGISKVYQERELAKAIEHAFRKDQEIIVESFLKGTEVSVGVISWNQDIKVLPITEIISRNDFFDFESKYSGKSQEITPARLLPSLEKKIQKLAKKVYEILNLSGISRSEYILVNGDPFFLEINTIPGLSEESILPKQLKIAGISLSELFKKNIYDSIEIFKKKNS from the coding sequence ATGAAAAAAATAGCTATTGTTATGGGAGGTTATACAGAGGAATCTATTATTTCGTTAAAAAGCGGAGAAGTAGTTTACAAAAATCTAAGTAAAGAAGAATTTGAAGTTTATAAAATCTATTTATTCATAGAAAAATGGATTTTAAAGGATAAAAATAATAAAGAGTATCCTGTGAATAAACATGATTTTACCGTTCGTATTACAAATGATCAAATTTTGAAATTTGATTGTGTTTTTAATGCTATACATGGAACTCCAGGAGAAGACGGAGTTTTACAAGCTTATTTTCATTTACTGAAAATTCCCTATACAGGATGCCATTTTCATCATGCCAGTATCACTTTTAATAAAAAATATTGTTTAACTTTCTTGAAAGAATTTGGAATTAAAACAGCTCCTTCCTTTTTTTTAAATAAAAACCAATCTTTTTGTGAAAAAAAATTACTAAAAAAAGTAGGATTACCATGTTTTGTAAAACCTAATAGATCCGGATCTAGTTTAGGGATATCTAAAGTCTATCAAGAAAGAGAACTAGCCAAGGCTATAGAACATGCTTTTAGAAAAGATCAAGAAATTATTGTAGAATCATTTCTGAAAGGGACTGAAGTTTCAGTAGGAGTTATTTCCTGGAATCAGGATATTAAAGTTTTACCTATTACAGAAATTATCAGTAGAAATGATTTCTTCGATTTTGAATCGAAGTATTCTGGAAAATCTCAAGAAATCACACCTGCTAGATTATTACCAAGTCTTGAAAAAAAAATACAAAAATTGGCAAAAAAGGTCTATGAAATTTTAAATTTATCAGGGATATCTAGATCGGAATATATACTGGTAAATGGAGATCCTTTTTTTTTAGAAATTAATACAATTCCTGGACTTTCGGAAGAAAGTATACTTCCAAAGCAATTAAAAATAGCCGGAATATCTTTATCTGAATTATTTAAAAAAAATATATACGATTCTATTGAAATTTTCAAGAAAAAAAATTCATAA
- a CDS encoding FeoA family protein — translation MNLSNLKKGEKGIIKGYKNEDFPIKLLELGVLPGVKFEILFVSIFYDPLCIIYDQSCLALRKKEAENILIEPII, via the coding sequence TTGAACTTATCTAATCTTAAAAAAGGAGAAAAAGGGATTATAAAGGGATATAAAAATGAAGATTTTCCTATAAAATTGTTAGAATTAGGTGTTTTACCTGGTGTTAAGTTTGAAATACTTTTTGTTTCTATTTTTTATGATCCACTATGTATTATTTATGATCAATCTTGTTTAGCTTTACGTAAGAAAGAAGCGGAAAATATTCTCATAGAACCTATTATTTAG
- a CDS encoding RluA family pseudouridine synthase, protein MSIKKFKFFVEKHQKTIRIDKFLRKSIQNISRNQIHKATNSGKILVNQCIIKKNYKIKPFDLVEAEIYYPPILDSEYKNIIAENLPLNILYEDEDILVINKAAGMVVHPGFGNEKGTLIHGIKYHFKNNHQLYRLGLVHRIDKDTTGLLVLAKNEYAQKYLFQQFISKTIQRKYLALVWGDIQKKEGTISGFIGRDPNNRKRMTLFQRNFYRSRYSVTHYKVLERFKYLTYVSCNLETGKTHQIRVHFKYLGHPLFNDSTYGGDKIFMKKYLSKKSINFFKDSLNLLKRQALHAGSLSFIHPKNGKCHFTCSIPEDFKKVLQKLRNQSFITKSPEEEYKRLKNI, encoded by the coding sequence ATGTCTATAAAAAAATTTAAATTTTTTGTAGAAAAACATCAAAAAACTATTCGAATTGATAAATTTTTGAGGAAATCTATTCAAAATATCAGCAGAAACCAAATTCATAAGGCTACTAATTCTGGAAAGATTTTAGTAAATCAATGTATTATAAAAAAAAATTATAAAATAAAACCTTTTGATCTTGTGGAAGCAGAGATTTATTATCCTCCCATTTTAGATTCAGAATATAAAAATATTATTGCAGAAAATCTCCCTCTAAATATTCTTTATGAAGATGAAGATATTCTTGTTATCAACAAAGCTGCAGGAATGGTAGTACATCCAGGTTTTGGAAACGAAAAAGGAACCTTAATTCATGGAATTAAATATCATTTTAAAAATAATCATCAATTATATCGATTAGGTTTAGTACACAGAATAGATAAAGATACTACAGGTTTACTTGTTTTAGCTAAAAATGAATATGCACAAAAATATTTATTTCAACAATTTATTTCTAAAACTATTCAAAGAAAATATCTAGCCTTAGTATGGGGAGACATACAAAAAAAAGAAGGAACTATAAGTGGTTTTATAGGAAGAGATCCTAATAATAGAAAGAGAATGACTCTTTTTCAAAGAAATTTTTACAGAAGTAGGTATTCCGTTACTCATTATAAAGTTTTGGAAAGATTTAAATATCTAACCTATGTTTCTTGTAATTTAGAAACAGGAAAAACGCATCAAATAAGAGTTCATTTCAAATATTTAGGACATCCTTTGTTCAATGATTCTACTTATGGTGGAGATAAAATATTTATGAAAAAATATTTATCGAAAAAATCGATAAATTTTTTCAAAGATTCTTTAAATCTTTTAAAAAGACAAGCTTTACATGCAGGATCCCTTTCTTTTATTCATCCAAAAAATGGAAAATGCCATTTTACCTGTTCAATTCCTGAAGATTTTAAAAAAGTTCTCCAAAAATTAAGAAATCAATCTTTTATAACAAAGTCCCCTGAAGAAGAATATAAGAGATTGAAAAATATATAA
- a CDS encoding PASTA domain-containing protein codes for MKYSKYCLILLLNLLIAIFILYKITSLALKWVDIYTKHGSYVIVPNLRYLTLNQSISILKKLGLKYDVDTSHYDPSFKPYQVLSFFPEAGDPVKVGRSIYIQANAKKFQTTVLPNIINKNKRIAIKLLHAHHILVKDIRYVNDLSKDTVLKVVYKGKIIPSGSILPHQDGITLIIGKGYKKNNYSYTVPNVTGMSLSNATYTLKEKLFNIINFYYEDPLDDASATKAKVYRQEPTPGKMQDNKKPIYLWLTTKPLDRLIKTSESNKDDSKKT; via the coding sequence ATGAAGTATTCAAAATATTGTTTGATTTTACTTCTAAATTTATTAATTGCTATATTTATTTTATATAAAATAACTAGCCTTGCATTAAAATGGGTCGATATTTACACAAAACACGGTTCTTACGTGATTGTCCCAAATCTCCGATATTTAACTTTAAACCAATCTATATCTATTTTAAAAAAATTAGGATTAAAATATGATGTAGATACATCACATTATGATCCATCTTTTAAACCTTATCAAGTACTTTCCTTTTTTCCAGAAGCAGGAGATCCTGTGAAAGTAGGAAGATCTATATACATACAAGCTAATGCAAAAAAATTTCAAACTACAGTTCTCCCCAATATAATTAATAAAAACAAACGTATAGCGATCAAATTACTTCATGCTCACCATATCTTGGTGAAAGATATAAGATATGTAAATGATCTTTCTAAGGATACGGTTTTAAAAGTAGTTTATAAAGGAAAAATCATTCCTTCTGGATCAATTCTTCCACATCAAGATGGAATTACATTAATAATAGGAAAAGGATACAAAAAAAATAATTATTCCTATACGGTTCCAAATGTAACTGGAATGTCTTTATCTAATGCCACCTATACTTTGAAAGAAAAATTATTTAACATCATTAATTTTTATTATGAAGATCCATTGGATGATGCTTCTGCTACGAAAGCAAAAGTATATCGTCAGGAACCTACTCCTGGAAAGATGCAGGATAACAAAAAACCCATTTATCTATGGTTAACTACCAAACCTTTAGATAGGTTAATAAAAACATCTGAATCCAACAAAGATGATTCAAAAAAAACATGA
- the feoB gene encoding ferrous iron transport protein B, whose protein sequence is MRKRIIKLALIGNPNVGKTSLFNQLTGLNQKVGNYLGVTVDKKIGFFSYEKTHYQIIDLPGTYSIYPSSEDEEIVCKLLNNIDDIDYPDKILVVADSSNIKKSLLLFRQIQDLGFPVLFILNMLDEDKKKGVFIDIEKLKKFLLTEIVLIDARKGIGIDKIKQKISSLNHKNKFSFFFNPGSSHSIAIQDVKNGYQVNTYRAWYYLANNKKFLKEDELLKEIKKKHNIISKKLQIRETLDRYEEIGKIFSKTVSEFLLDPQRNSLDFSKKIDNYLLLHPFWGYLIFFFFLFIIFQSVFFWAENPKKILEFFFSILQKKLENIYPGPLNNFFVQGFLPGISTIITFIPQIFLLLFFLLLMEESGYISRVIFLMDRIMRPFGLNGKSVVPLISSVACAIPAIMSARHIENYRDRLITILVTPFITCSARLPVYTLIISLIIPDKKWYFIQLRGLVLMGMYLLGFFSALSISMILHLFLKKDYQSHLIMEMPTYKWPIFGNILITLWINIKSFMYNAGKIIVLLSVLIWGLGSFGPKKDFSPSSKYSISFENIFEKKELPNSYLGLLGKKMEPILLPLGYDWKIGIGLISSLIAREVFVSTMASVYSIEKNGNFFLKEKMKKEIFSDTGKPVYNFATGFSLLFFYAFSMQCLSTLSIVKKETKSWKWPIIQFFFMTTFAYISSFFIYQILKT, encoded by the coding sequence ATGCGGAAAAGAATAATTAAATTAGCTCTTATTGGAAATCCAAATGTCGGAAAAACTTCTTTGTTTAATCAATTAACTGGACTCAACCAAAAAGTTGGAAATTATTTAGGAGTCACAGTAGATAAAAAAATAGGATTTTTTTCTTATGAAAAGACCCACTATCAGATAATAGATCTTCCAGGAACCTATAGCATATATCCCTCATCTGAAGATGAGGAAATAGTTTGTAAATTACTAAACAATATAGATGATATTGATTATCCAGATAAAATCCTTGTTGTAGCTGACTCATCGAATATTAAAAAAAGTCTTTTATTATTTAGACAGATACAAGATTTAGGTTTTCCTGTTCTCTTTATTTTGAATATGCTTGATGAAGACAAAAAAAAAGGGGTTTTTATTGATATAGAAAAACTTAAGAAATTTCTTCTAACTGAAATCGTCTTAATCGATGCAAGAAAAGGAATAGGAATAGATAAGATAAAACAGAAAATAAGTAGTCTGAACCATAAAAATAAATTTTCCTTTTTCTTTAATCCAGGATCATCTCATTCCATTGCTATTCAAGATGTAAAAAATGGTTATCAGGTCAACACTTATAGAGCTTGGTATTATTTAGCAAATAATAAAAAATTCTTAAAAGAGGATGAACTTTTGAAGGAGATTAAGAAAAAACACAATATCATTTCTAAAAAATTACAAATTAGAGAAACATTAGATAGATATGAAGAAATAGGAAAAATTTTTTCTAAAACAGTTTCTGAGTTTCTTTTGGATCCCCAAAGAAATTCTTTAGATTTTTCTAAAAAGATAGATAATTATTTATTATTACATCCTTTTTGGGGTTATCTCATTTTCTTTTTTTTCTTGTTTATCATATTTCAAAGTGTCTTTTTTTGGGCAGAAAATCCTAAAAAAATTCTAGAATTTTTTTTTTCTATTCTTCAAAAAAAACTAGAAAATATTTATCCAGGTCCCCTAAACAATTTCTTTGTACAAGGTTTTTTACCTGGAATTAGTACTATTATCACTTTTATCCCCCAAATTTTTCTTTTATTATTTTTCCTTCTTCTTATGGAAGAAAGTGGTTATATAAGCAGAGTGATATTTTTAATGGATAGAATTATGCGGCCATTTGGATTAAATGGAAAAAGTGTAGTTCCTCTTATTTCTAGTGTAGCCTGTGCCATCCCTGCAATAATGTCTGCTAGACATATTGAAAATTATAGAGATCGTTTAATCACCATTTTAGTAACTCCTTTTATAACCTGTTCTGCTAGATTACCTGTTTACACATTAATAATTTCTCTCATCATTCCGGATAAAAAATGGTATTTCATTCAGTTGAGAGGATTAGTCCTTATGGGAATGTACCTTTTAGGTTTTTTTTCTGCTTTAAGTATATCCATGATTCTTCATCTATTTCTTAAAAAAGATTATCAAAGTCATCTTATTATGGAAATGCCTACTTATAAATGGCCCATATTCGGAAATATATTGATTACTCTATGGATAAATATCAAATCTTTCATGTATAACGCTGGAAAAATAATTGTATTATTAAGTGTATTAATTTGGGGGTTAGGATCTTTTGGTCCTAAAAAAGATTTTTCCCCATCCAGTAAATATTCAATTAGTTTTGAAAATATATTTGAAAAAAAAGAATTACCCAATTCTTATTTGGGTTTACTAGGAAAAAAAATGGAACCCATTCTTCTTCCATTAGGATATGATTGGAAAATAGGAATAGGTTTAATCTCTTCTCTTATAGCAAGAGAAGTATTTGTTAGTACTATGGCTTCTGTATATAGTATAGAAAAAAATGGAAATTTTTTCTTAAAAGAAAAAATGAAAAAAGAAATATTCAGTGATACAGGTAAACCCGTTTACAATTTTGCTACAGGATTTTCTTTGCTTTTTTTCTATGCTTTTTCTATGCAATGTTTAAGTACCTTATCTATAGTAAAAAAAGAAACAAAGTCTTGGAAATGGCCCATAATACAATTCTTTTTTATGACCACATTCGCTTATATTTCTTCTTTTTTTATTTATCAAATATTAAAAACCTAA
- the leuS gene encoding leucine--tRNA ligase: MEYNFREIEKRWQIFWKKHNIFHTKENNGNKSSKYYILNMFPYPSGSGLHIGHCLGYIASDIYARYKRTTGHNVLFPIGFDSFGLPAEQYAIQTGQHPFKTTRQNVKKYQSQMDKIGLSFDWSRKLSTSDPTYYRWTQWMFIQIFNSWYDKTSEKAKSIDLLVEEFNKNGNLLVNASHSLNYKFDSKMWKEFNSSKKESILLNYRLAFLCENTVNWCPGLGTVLANDEITNGRSQRGGYPIHRKKMLQWHIRITAYIERLLKGLESVDCSKSLKKLQYNWIGKTLGYSIFLELFFQNQKENIKRIELFISRPETIFGMTFIILSTDHPMAEKISISSHREEVSLYCKKNLVEEKNISGVFTGNYVIHPFIKKKKIPIYVSNSFSVDHETLSIIGVPGHEKICKKFAKNMDLEVLSVLTPEKKEENTNNELYEGKNGICINSDFLNGLKVQEAKKKVIQILEEKNIGFKKNSYRLRDAIFSRQRYWGEPIPIYFKNKIPKTIPLEKLPLLLPEINNYHPKNGKSPLTRVKNWAWDERKMKIVSNTLVDNKYVFPIETSTMPSWAGSSWYFLRYMDAHNNQFFLDKKKEHIWKNIDLYIGGAEHSTGHLIYARFWHKFLKDRGWVSTEEPFKKIFNQGMILNYSATILKIIGKNIFISYGLRNSHNQGENLQKIYVDISLVNSNNELDINKFQDSRPEFSQAKFFLEKGRFFCQRQLEKMSKSKYNVITPDKISEKYGSDIFRLYEMFLGPVMESKPWNEEKINGIKNFLNKFLRLFHINKVFQVSDLDPTFQELKILHHTIKKLQEKINSFSFNTSISYLMIMVNQLSILKCNKRKILEPLVKLIAPFSPHIAEELWRKLGKEKSIIFYPFPVYDQKFLVKEKITYPIMFNGKLKFQETFESKLTIEEIRKKILNHPKIKFILDEKILQKIIIIPKKIINILFI; encoded by the coding sequence ATGGAATATAATTTTCGTGAAATAGAAAAACGTTGGCAAATATTTTGGAAAAAACATAATATTTTTCATACAAAAGAAAATAACGGAAATAAATCTTCCAAATACTATATATTAAATATGTTTCCTTATCCTTCTGGTTCAGGACTCCATATAGGACATTGTTTAGGATATATAGCTTCAGATATTTATGCACGATACAAACGGACAACAGGTCATAATGTTCTATTCCCTATAGGATTTGATTCTTTTGGGCTTCCTGCAGAACAATATGCTATTCAAACTGGACAGCATCCTTTTAAAACTACTCGTCAAAATGTAAAAAAATATCAAAGTCAAATGGATAAAATAGGACTTTCTTTTGATTGGAGTCGAAAATTATCTACTAGCGATCCTACTTATTATCGTTGGACTCAATGGATGTTTATCCAAATATTTAATTCTTGGTATGATAAAACTAGTGAAAAAGCTAAATCGATAGATCTTTTAGTAGAAGAATTTAATAAAAATGGAAATTTATTGGTTAATGCTAGTCATTCTTTAAACTATAAATTTGATTCTAAAATGTGGAAAGAATTCAATTCTTCTAAAAAGGAATCTATTCTTTTGAATTATCGTTTGGCTTTTTTATGTGAAAATACAGTAAATTGGTGTCCAGGATTAGGAACAGTTTTAGCCAATGATGAAATTACAAATGGAAGAAGTCAAAGAGGTGGGTATCCTATTCATAGAAAAAAAATGTTACAATGGCATATAAGAATTACCGCTTATATAGAAAGACTTTTAAAAGGATTAGAATCTGTTGATTGTTCCAAGTCTTTAAAAAAATTACAATATAATTGGATAGGAAAAACATTAGGATATTCTATTTTTTTAGAACTTTTTTTCCAAAACCAAAAAGAGAATATCAAAAGAATAGAACTTTTCATCTCTCGTCCAGAAACTATATTTGGAATGACATTCATTATTTTATCTACAGATCATCCAATGGCAGAAAAAATTTCTATTTCCTCTCATAGAGAAGAAGTTTCTCTATACTGTAAAAAAAATCTTGTAGAAGAAAAAAATATTTCTGGTGTTTTTACAGGAAATTATGTGATCCATCCTTTTATTAAAAAAAAGAAAATCCCTATTTATGTTAGTAATAGTTTTTCTGTAGATCATGAAACCCTATCTATAATAGGGGTCCCTGGTCATGAAAAAATTTGCAAAAAATTTGCAAAAAATATGGATTTAGAAGTTTTATCTGTTTTGACTCCTGAAAAAAAAGAAGAGAATACTAATAATGAACTTTATGAAGGAAAAAATGGAATATGCATTAATTCTGATTTTCTAAATGGGTTAAAAGTTCAAGAAGCTAAAAAAAAAGTCATTCAAATCTTGGAAGAGAAAAATATAGGGTTCAAAAAAAATAGTTATCGATTACGTGATGCTATTTTTTCTAGACAAAGATATTGGGGGGAACCCATTCCTATTTATTTTAAAAATAAAATTCCAAAAACCATTCCCCTTGAAAAACTTCCATTGCTTCTTCCAGAAATAAATAATTATCATCCAAAAAATGGAAAATCTCCATTAACTAGAGTAAAAAATTGGGCTTGGGACGAAAGAAAAATGAAAATAGTTTCCAATACTCTTGTGGATAATAAATATGTCTTTCCAATAGAAACTAGCACGATGCCAAGTTGGGCTGGATCAAGTTGGTATTTTCTTCGCTATATGGATGCTCATAACAATCAATTCTTTTTGGATAAGAAAAAAGAACATATTTGGAAAAATATTGATTTATATATAGGAGGAGCTGAACATTCTACGGGTCATTTGATTTATGCAAGATTTTGGCATAAATTTCTGAAAGATAGAGGATGGGTTAGTACAGAAGAACCCTTTAAGAAAATATTCAATCAAGGAATGATTCTGAATTATTCAGCTACTATACTAAAAATTATTGGAAAAAATATATTTATTTCCTATGGATTAAGAAACTCTCATAATCAAGGAGAAAATTTACAAAAAATATATGTAGATATATCTCTAGTAAATTCTAATAATGAATTAGATATCAATAAGTTTCAAGATTCTAGACCTGAATTTTCTCAGGCAAAATTTTTTTTAGAAAAGGGACGTTTTTTTTGTCAAAGACAATTAGAAAAAATGTCAAAATCTAAATATAATGTCATCACTCCAGATAAGATTTCTGAAAAATATGGATCAGATATATTTCGTCTTTATGAAATGTTTTTGGGTCCTGTTATGGAATCAAAACCTTGGAATGAGGAAAAAATCAATGGAATAAAAAATTTTTTAAATAAGTTTTTGCGTTTATTTCATATAAATAAAGTATTTCAGGTTAGTGACTTAGATCCGACATTTCAAGAACTAAAAATTTTACATCACACCATCAAAAAACTACAGGAAAAAATTAATTCATTTTCTTTTAATACATCCATTAGTTATTTGATGATAATGGTTAATCAATTAAGTATTTTAAAATGCAATAAAAGAAAAATATTGGAACCGTTAGTGAAATTAATAGCGCCTTTTTCTCCTCATATAGCTGAAGAACTTTGGAGAAAACTCGGAAAAGAAAAATCTATTATTTTTTATCCATTTCCTGTTTATGACCAAAAATTTCTTGTGAAAGAAAAAATTACTTATCCGATTATGTTTAATGGAAAATTAAAATTCCAAGAAACGTTTGAATCCAAACTAACAATTGAGGAAATCCGAAAAAAAATTTTAAATCATCCTAAAATAAAGTTCATTTTAGATGAAAAAATATTACAAAAAATTATCATCATCCCAAAAAAAATAATAAATATTTTATTTATTTAA
- the mgtE gene encoding magnesium transporter, whose translation MFNHHKECLENHFDENFLNNQTISFLVKLIQDHPDKVVDIFILLKINRGTSVFKVLDFPIKKKIIESLPSIKMMELLNKLSVDDRVSFLENLPKNSLKDLIKYLNPEEKRNTLVSLGYPENSVGRLMIPYYLAVQDTWSVQEVLDYIRKEGKNSDVIEIVYIVNQKGKLVDDIKIQEFLLVDTATKVADLMDGRYTAALSVIDTEEEATKIFSMNNRVSLPVIDDQKILLGIVTIDDILWVVNENYREDIQKIGGMEALNQSYLNVPLSKLIKKRAGWLTLLFIGEMLTTTVMQYFSSAIEKAVVLALFIPLVVSSGGNSGSQAASLIIQAMALGEVKMKDWWIVMRREIICGFFLGSILGLTGFIRVLTWHKINFFNYGPHWILVGVTIFLSLIGVVLWGTFSGSMLPFVIKKFRGDPASSSAPFVATLVDVVGLIIYFSISYILLQGTLL comes from the coding sequence ATGTTTAATCACCATAAAGAATGTTTAGAAAATCATTTTGACGAAAATTTTTTAAATAATCAAACTATTAGTTTCCTAGTTAAATTAATCCAAGATCATCCGGATAAGGTTGTAGATATATTCATTTTGTTGAAAATAAATAGAGGAACTTCAGTTTTTAAAGTTTTAGATTTTCCTATAAAAAAAAAAATTATAGAAAGTCTTCCTTCAATTAAAATGATGGAATTATTGAATAAACTATCAGTAGACGATCGTGTTTCCTTCTTGGAAAATCTTCCAAAAAATTCTTTGAAAGATTTAATTAAATATTTAAATCCGGAAGAAAAACGTAATACATTAGTTTCTTTAGGATATCCTGAGAACAGTGTAGGCCGTTTAATGATTCCATATTATCTTGCTGTCCAAGACACTTGGAGTGTACAAGAAGTATTAGACTATATACGTAAAGAAGGTAAAAATAGTGATGTGATAGAAATAGTTTATATAGTAAATCAAAAAGGAAAATTAGTGGATGACATAAAAATACAAGAATTTTTATTAGTAGATACAGCTACAAAAGTAGCTGATTTGATGGATGGACGATACACAGCAGCTTTAAGTGTTATTGATACAGAAGAAGAAGCTACTAAGATATTTTCTATGAATAATCGAGTCTCACTACCTGTCATAGATGATCAAAAAATTTTGCTTGGAATAGTTACTATAGATGATATTTTATGGGTCGTAAATGAAAATTATAGAGAAGATATCCAAAAAATAGGTGGAATGGAAGCTTTGAATCAATCTTATCTGAATGTTCCTTTATCCAAACTAATTAAGAAAAGAGCTGGATGGTTAACATTGTTATTTATAGGTGAGATGTTGACGACCACAGTAATGCAGTATTTTTCTAGTGCTATAGAAAAAGCGGTTGTTTTAGCCTTATTTATTCCTTTAGTTGTTTCTAGCGGGGGAAATAGCGGATCTCAAGCAGCTAGTCTAATTATTCAAGCAATGGCTTTAGGAGAAGTGAAAATGAAAGATTGGTGGATAGTAATGCGAAGAGAAATCATATGTGGTTTTTTTTTAGGAAGTATTTTGGGTTTAACGGGTTTTATACGTGTTTTGACATGGCATAAGATAAATTTTTTTAATTATGGACCTCATTGGATATTAGTTGGGGTAACTATTTTTTTATCTTTAATTGGAGTTGTACTATGGGGAACATTTAGTGGATCTATGTTACCTTTTGTTATTAAAAAATTTAGGGGAGATCCAGCTAGTTCTTCTGCACCATTCGTAGCTACATTGGTAGATGTTGTCGGGTTAATTATATATTTTTCAATCTCTTATATTCTTCTTCAGGGGACTTTGTTATAA
- a CDS encoding Glu/Leu/Phe/Val dehydrogenase → MSKKTKSKADAYSFFSCIEKNFDKAARYLSIKKGLLEQIKSCNAVYRMHFPVKIGKEIQVIEAYRVQHSHHKLPCKGGIRYSIKVNQDEVMTLAALMTYKCAIVDVPFGGAKGGIKIDPQIISTENIEKITRRYTSELIKKILIGPGIDVPAPDYGTGEREMSWIFDTFLSLSPGEVDALACVTGKPVSQGGVRGRKEATGLGVFYGIRELCKMKEEMLSVGLDVGLNGKKVIIQGLGNVGYHAATFFHEAGAIIVALAEREGAIYNKKGLNVSNVIIHLKKTGSILNFPESKNIEDTEKALELECDILIPAALENVIHKHNANRIKAKIIGEAANGPVTPEADDILGKKGVLIVPDIYLNAGGVTVSYFEWLKNLSHVRYGRMEKRFSENMNTELLQVIETSCRKKIPIEEKKMILRGPREIDLVRSGLEDTMINGFHKIRDLKKSLKIENMRTAAFVLAINKIIDSYEKLGIFP, encoded by the coding sequence ATGTCAAAAAAAACCAAAAGTAAAGCTGATGCGTATAGTTTTTTTAGTTGTATAGAAAAAAATTTTGATAAAGCTGCACGGTACCTTTCTATTAAAAAAGGTCTTTTAGAGCAAATTAAATCTTGTAATGCTGTGTATCGCATGCATTTTCCTGTAAAAATAGGAAAAGAAATTCAAGTGATTGAAGCATATAGGGTTCAACACTCCCATCATAAACTTCCCTGCAAAGGAGGCATTAGATATAGCATAAAAGTAAACCAAGATGAAGTGATGACTTTAGCTGCATTGATGACGTATAAATGTGCTATAGTAGATGTTCCTTTTGGTGGAGCTAAAGGGGGGATTAAAATTGATCCACAAATTATCTCTACAGAAAATATAGAAAAAATAACCCGTCGTTACACTTCTGAATTAATAAAAAAAATTTTAATAGGTCCAGGGATAGATGTTCCAGCCCCTGATTATGGAACCGGAGAAAGAGAAATGAGTTGGATTTTTGACACCTTTTTATCTCTTAGTCCTGGAGAAGTGGATGCTCTAGCCTGTGTTACAGGAAAACCTGTTTCTCAAGGTGGAGTAAGAGGAAGAAAAGAAGCAACAGGATTAGGAGTATTTTATGGAATTAGAGAATTATGTAAGATGAAAGAAGAGATGTTATCTGTAGGTCTTGATGTAGGATTAAATGGAAAAAAAGTGATTATCCAAGGTCTAGGAAATGTAGGTTATCATGCGGCAACATTTTTTCATGAAGCAGGAGCTATTATTGTAGCTTTAGCAGAAAGGGAAGGAGCTATTTACAATAAAAAAGGTTTGAATGTCTCAAATGTGATTATTCACTTGAAGAAAACCGGATCTATATTGAATTTTCCAGAATCAAAAAATATAGAGGATACAGAAAAAGCCTTAGAATTAGAATGTGATATCCTTATTCCAGCTGCGTTAGAAAATGTGATTCATAAACATAATGCCAATCGGATTAAGGCAAAAATTATTGGAGAAGCCGCTAATGGACCAGTGACTCCTGAAGCTGATGATATATTAGGGAAAAAGGGAGTTCTTATAGTTCCAGATATTTATTTGAATGCTGGAGGAGTCACTGTCTCTTACTTTGAATGGTTAAAAAATTTAAGTCATGTTCGTTATGGACGCATGGAAAAACGTTTTAGTGAAAATATGAATACAGAATTGCTGCAAGTTATAGAAACTAGTTGTAGAAAAAAAATTCCAATAGAAGAAAAAAAAATGATTTTAAGAGGACCAAGAGAAATAGATCTAGTACGTAGTGGACTAGAAGATACAATGATCAATGGATTTCATAAGATTCGTGATCTAAAAAAATCCTTAAAAATAGAAAACATGCGTACTGCGGCATTTGTTCTTGCTATAAACAAAATCATAGATTCTTATGAAAAATTAGGTATTTTTCCATAA